The genomic stretch ATTTCACTCTCTGATGTAACACCCTTCATTTCACAAACAGGAGCCTTCGTAACATGCTTGTGGGGAAGTGATTTGGGGTTTGGAGGCAGATCGCTAGAGAGGGCAGAATGAGCCTCCAGTGTCCTGGCTCTTTGATTCGAGGAGCCCAGGCATAGAATGGGGTTTCCggtccccctcccctccttccccaccttctccaggggatctttaagAAACCAAGGCTCTGGCCTTTCTCCTGGGCTGGAGTCCACGCTGAGCTCTCTTTTTCCATGTACTTCCTGGCTCTGGGATGCTGAGTCGGCTCAGCTGATGTTCTGCTGGGGAAGCAGTGACTCAGGAGGACATGGGGGCCCTCCCCCAGATCCTTAGGAGAAGGGGGAGAGTGGGGCGGGCAGTGGAAACTTCAGTGGTGCCTGGCTGACCTGTGTTTTCCATCTCAGATCAGAGCATGGGATGAGAAGCGGGGGTGGGAGAGGGCTGTGTGATGCATGAGccacaatggaaagagtgacccTTCTGTCTGGAGGAATGGACTAGAATGGAGCAGGCAGAGGACCTGGTCCTGTCAACCGGCTTTTCTCAGCTGCCACATTTCCCTCTATGTTTTGGACTCTGCTCCTACTGGACTGTAGCAGGTGCCATATCTGCAGTGTTctcggcttctctggtggctcagacggtaaagaatctgcctgcaacgcaggagacctgagttcggtccctgggtggggaagatcccctggagaagggaatggctacccatttcagtattcatacctggagaatctcacacacagaggatcctggagggctacagtccatggggtggcaaagagtcagacacgactgagcaaccaactaGGCTTACGAGGAGTAGCTGATCTCGCTTTAAAGATAGACCATTTCTGAAAGTTTGGAATCAACATCTAcacactgatatatttaaaatgggtgatgtatatgtacagctcaatcccttcgctgttcacttgaaactacctcaacattgttaatcaactgtaccccaatacaaaatgtttctggtgttaaaaataataaaaaaatttaaaagtaaaataaaatggataaccagcaaggacctactgtatagacagagaactctgctcaatgttatgtcgCAAGCTGTATAGGAGGGGagtgtgggggagaatggatgcatgtatatgtatggctgagtcccttcgctgttaaCCGGAAACTATCACCACATTGTTCATCagctgtggctcagacggtgaagcgtctgtctacaatacgggagacccgcgTTTgagcccagggttgggaagatcccctggagaaggaaatggcaacccactccagtactattgcctggaaaatcccatggacagagaagcctggtaggctacagtctgtgggggtcgcaaagagtcagacacgactgagcaactacactttcactttctttcaccccaatacaaaacaaaaagtttttcaAACAAAGAGACACTTGGCAtgcatcctcctcctcctggctccCACCATTTCCAGTATataaacacagttctgtctcccTGCGCCCCTATCTCTctcgcacacatgcacacagaggcACCCTGATCTTAGGGAGGACAGGGAGAAGTAGAGGAAATGGGCAGTGACAAGAGCCGCAGAGGGCACTTTGGGGCCGTCTAGGATGCCGCCGCTGGCCCAGCTCTGCTGGGAGGCCTCTGCCCTCGGGAGCAGGAACTCTGAGCACTCTGGCCTCTGGGCAcctgtccctcccctccccgtGGCCTCTGCCCCAAGCAGCTTGTGTCTGGAGGGGAGCGTTGGTGGTGCTGCCAGAACGGGCACAGGCAGACTGCTTCCTGGACACAGTGCAGACGGTAGGCCTGGACTCCCTGCTCACCCAGATGCCCACCTTCCCCTGCAGGTACCGAGCCTTCATCCTGCTCATCACCTTCTTAATCTACACCTGCTATCACATGTCCCGGAAGCCCATCAGTGTCGTCAAGGTGAGCTGGCCTGGGGGTAAGGAAGAAGGCAGGACTGCTAGCCTCAGCAGAAATACGGAAATACTTCAATAGAACAGCCTGGAGCTCAGTGAAGCCCCATCCTTGTCCCTTATCTTGGTCACCAAGTCTGTCTCTTCCCCCTTGGCTGACTCCCACTGTTAGCAGTTCTTTTTCCCAGGAGAGTTTCCTGGGTTTCTTCACCAAGAGAGCGGTGTCAGGGAACTGGGGTGGAACCAGAGAGCAGGCACCTTGGGTCCCCTGGGTGCTGCTCATAGACACCCCTTGCCCTTCACCGAGGCTCTGCCGCGGCCCCTTGTCCCCAGAGCCATACCTGCCAGACCGGGTGTCAGAGGAAGATGCAGGGAGTCcagtggggaggggcagtgggcTGCTGTGGTGGGGAAGGTAACTGGCTCCCTTGCGGGCTGGGTTGACTCTGGGGCCACCAGCTAACCCCTGACCTGCCCGCCCGTCGCCTCTCCAGAGCCGTCTGCACCACAACTGCTCAGAGGTGATCCAGCCCCTCAATAGCACCCACAGTCTCAACGACACCACATGGTGCAACTGGGCCCCCTTTGGTAAGAGCGGGGTGAGCTGCTCCTCCCCATGCCTGCTCGCCATCCAGGTCCAGGAAGAACTTCTTGCTGGGGGCATCCAGACAGCGAGCTTTCTGTCTCCCCCGTCTGCCTTCAGATAAGAGCAACTACAAGGAGCTACTGGGGGCCGTGGACAACGCCTTCCTCGTGGCCTACGCCATCGGCATGTTCATCAGGTAAGAGGCAAAGCCTGCGCTGTCCTGCAGGATAGCTCAGGCTGCTGTCTTCTCTACACCAACCTGGGGCAGCGGGGTCAAAGAGAGAAAGTTGTTGGAAATGAGACAAGCCTTCCACACATCCCGTCACCCGTAGCTGGCGTGTTGCCACTATcacccagcctgctccttcaccTGGCTGACTCCCTCTCTTAGTAATTCTCCTGCAAAGGCCTTCCTGGATCTTCTTTTGAGTTTATTCACTCAGATGGCATGTCAGCAGTGTGGCTGGAATATGGTCTGTCCTGGACAGGGGTCCTTCACGGATAACCCGAAAgctgaaaacccagcacagcatTTATGTAGCAAGCATGATGTTTGTTCCCAGGAGTTGAGGGTGGCTGAGGCTGGGTACTACCTTTAGAGAGCTTACAGCCTAATGGAGTGACCAATACTTCAGCAGCTATGTTATAAACAGTGTGGTGGCTCTGAGACAGAGGTGGCTACGTACAGAGCTCCAAGGAGTCACTTTGTCTGAGCTGGGATTAGAAAAGAGGGGTCAggaaaggcttcttggaggagatgACATTTGAACTGATGAAGAGAAATTGGacttgactcatttaaaaagaccctgatgctgggaaggattgaaggcgggaggagaaggggacaacagaggatgagatggttgcatggcatcaccgactcaatggacatgagtttgggtaaactccgggagttggtgatggagagggaggcctggcatgctgcagtccatgggatcacaaagagtcagacacgactgagcgaccagactgaactgaacagagacaagagtctttcccagtggctcagtgggtaaagaatccacctgcaaaaaaaaaaaaaaaagaatccacctgcaaggcaagagacaaaggagactcgggtttgatccctgggtggggcagaTTTTCtcgaagagaaaatggcaaccctctcccacATTCTTGTCtaaaaaattccttggacagaggagcccggggggttacagtccacagggtggcagaaagttagacatgactgagcatgctcgCACCAGGGAGTCATGGCTTGGTGAAATAAGGCAGGTGTAGTTTGAAGCAGCATGACTGCACAGAGGGCAGGGGCTGGACTGGGGGACTCGCAACAGGCTCACCAGCGTGTAAAACGCAGGAGACAGGGCTGAAGAGTGAGGTCATTGTGCACTAGGCTGTGAGCACAGGAGAGCCACTGagtgggtggctcagtgggtgtCATGTTCAGACCTACATGTCAGACAGATCCTGACAGGCTGACGGAGGCGGACTTGAGGGAGAGACGGGCTGATTGGCTTTTctggtaactcagacagtaaagaatctggctgcagtgtggaagatcgcctggagaagtgaatggcaacccactccagtattcttgcccatggacagaggagcccaactggctatagtccatggggtcacaaagagttggacacgacggagtgactaactTCACTTCAGGGCTGACTAGCGGATCAAACTAAGGAACAGATTTGACAGTAGCTCCAGCTGGGCTTGGAGGAAAGCTTGAGTTAGAATGGTATTATTAatagagatggagagaaatgatGCGCTGGAGAGAAATAAGAGGAGCAGCGGGCAGGTCTTGGAGGTCACTTGTGGACGGTGGGCTGCAGGGACAGGAGACTGAAGTAGCTCATTCCTGGCTTGAGTGGCCAAATGTGGGGGTGCCATCCAGTCCACTGAGGGGCACAGACACGGGGCAGGGTCTTCGAGGGAGGCAGAGGAGTCCAGTCTTTGGAGTTGTTGATTAGCAGCTGTTTAGGAGGCACTGCAGtcaggatgtccagaagcaatGTGGATATGATCCTGGGAGAAAGTTCAGGGCTGTAGACATACAGCTGGGCCATGTACGTGTACATACGTGGCAGGTAAAACCATAAAGGTGATGCAAGAGAAGACGCACGAGATGGGCTGGTCAGCCAAGGGGGAAGAGGGTCACGGGGATGTTACAGAGGCCACTTTGCCAGGCACGTTGCGAGGCCCGTCGTCAAACAAAGCAGAGGTGCCTAGTGGCAACACAGACGTCCCTGGTGGGGCCCCGGGGGAGccaggaggcagggggcaggggtgcgAGGTAGCGGAGATTAACCACGAATCCAACTCTCTCTGCAGTGGCATTTTTGGGGAGCGGCTACCCCTCCGGTACTACCTCACAGCTGGAATGCTGCTCAGCGGCCTTTTCACCTCACTGTTTGGCCTTGGGTATTTCTGGAACATCCACGTGCTCTGGTACTTTGTGCTGGTGCAGGTACGAGCCTCCTCCGTCTTGCACTCGGGCCTCTGTTCCTGCACAGAAGGATCATAGAGGCTGTGAGTCCTTCCCAGCCGCTCCAGGTCACGGCAGATCCCGACTCAGGCTCCTTTATCACAGTGCGGGGTCCCCTGCCCATAGCCAGGGTAGCCTCGCCAGCTCAGGGAGTCTGCACTGAGCATCAGCCTGAGGTCCCTGGAAGAGCCTGTGAGGCCCAGTCTCTGCTGTGGGGACCTCGGGTCAGAAGGGCATCAGCTGGTgggtgtgtgcacgcgtgtgaaGGAACGGGGTGCATAGTGTGGATTCTGGAGGGCTCCCCCATTCCAGAAGCTGCACCACTCAGTCCAGGGGCCTCTGTCCCCCCACTTTCCCTGTAGATCTTCAATGGACTTGTGCAGACCACGGGCTGGCCCGCCGTGGTGAGCTGCGTGGGCAACTGGTTCGGGAAGGGCAAGTGAGTGTGAccagggaggagggtgggcaTTGCCTGGGGGTGCTGGGCTGGTGTGGGGGCAGGAGGTCCCTTGTGGCCTCTGATACGATTTTAGGAACAAAGATTAGAAATGAGCCTCCGTCCTGCTGACTTTCACAGGCTGGAATACAAACGTTTTAGTGACTAAaagcagtcattttttttttcattgctgagGTTTTAATCCTTAAAACCTGCCATCTTGCTTATGCCTTTTCCTCATAATAGATGAATTTCAATTTTGCATGAAGACAAAAATGAAGCCTAtaaaactctgtgtgtgtatatatataaatacatatatccatatatttttaatgcatatatatgtatatgtcttatatatttatttatttttccgtTGAACTGGcttttgtgcaaaaaaaaaagtttcttttggGCAGAGTTTCTCAGCCCTGGCACTGTTAACACTGTGGGCTACATTTGGGGCTGTGTAATTCTTTGTTGAGGGGCCATCCTACACACTGTAGCATTTAGCAGCCTCTACCTGCTAGACACCACCAGCACACTCTGGGCTGGATCACCAGAACTCTCCAGACAGTGTCCATGTCCCCTGGGGGCAATCACCCTTAGCTAAGGCCCTCAGAGACACAGCCTCagggcaagagaagaaagggTGGGGCTGCGGCCCTGAGACGGAGGGGAGACAGGTCTTGCTCAGGGAGCTGGCTGGGGAGCAGGACACCGCAGGCCTGGCTGTCACTCACTTGATGCCAGCCAGCCCTGCCTCTCCTCCCTGACTGGGGTCTTCGGGCACAGAGGCTGCAGGCAGCCAGCTGTTCACACTTGGCTGGGGCGGTCTCCGTGAGCCCGGGGCTTCTCTTCTTACCTTTCCTGCtcttgcctccctgcctcccttcctgcctcccctccaggcgggggCTCATCATGGGCATCTGGAACTCCCACACATCCGTGGGCAACATCCTGGGCTCCCTGCTGGCTGGCGTGTGGGTGGATCAGCAGTGGGGCCTGTCCTTCGTGGTGCCCGGCGTCATCACTGCCATCATGGGCATCATCACCTTCTTCTTCCTCATCGAATGTGAGTGGacccctctccctccatccccacAGGGCCAGAGCGAAGCCTCCCAGTTAGGTTCTGGGAGAAGGAGGCTGGTCCCGTGGGAGTCGCGGGGTTGGAGGCCTAGATGTGTGACTCAGAGGAcaacctctctgagtcttgaTTTCTCACGTGGGACACCTGCTTTCCTGGGCTGTGGAGAGTGTCTGTGAGACGTATGTCAGGATGCCCAGAAAATGCTGGCTCCTCTGAGCCTGACGCCGGAGAGGTGGGTTGGACAGCACCCTCTCCATGCTTGCTGCTTTTTTCCTGGCTCCCTGACAGATGGCCCCTGGAGTCATGGCCACGGTCACTTGTAAGCAAAAGAACGAAAGTCCACGAGGCTCTCGTGGTTAGGAGACCCAGGCCTCAAAGGTGGTCTCCGGAGCCCCGGCTCCCTCGTGCTGGAAACTCCATGGGCCCCTTTGTGGGTGTGGGGGTCACATGTCGTGCAGGGTGAGGGCCTGGTCTGCTGGCAAGCTTCTTAGAAGGTTTTCCTTTCAGACCCAGAAGACGTGGACTGCTCCCCGCCTCAGCACCACGTGAGTGtggcccccagccccactccacTGGGGGCTGGTCCCAGAGAGGCCTGGGGAGTTGAGGAGGGGCCTGTGTGTCCCAAGTTTGGCCCGTGGGTGGCTCCCTGGCAGGTGGTGAGTCCGGTCCAGGAGGGGAGTGCATACCTCATGCAACTCATCTCACGTGGGTTGTCCCTCTAGCTGGTGGGGGAGTGGTATGTGGACGTGCCCCCAATAAGGGCTCTTCTCTGCTCAGGGTAATCCAGAAGAGAGCCAAGACCACCCTGAGGACCCTGCAAACGGACCCAACTGTAACAAAGAGAGCAGCCTGGAGTCAGCTGTCACCTGCTCCAAGGAAGCAAGTGCTCAGCCTTCCGCCATCAGCTTCTTCGGGGCCCTGCGCATCCCGGTGAGTCATCTGTGGaccagaaggaagagagaggctCTCTAGATTTTTCTGTTGGGTGTCAGGAGATGGGGACACTCAGGGTGATCCATGGTTTTTGGAGTTTCTTTACGAGCAACGCTTAGGGCAGGGGCCCTCCTGGGGAGGGTAATGTGGCCGGACATTACCCTAGCATTCAGGCAGCAGGCATGTTGCTGTACCTGAGACTGGAGGTGTTCTAGAGGCTGCTCCGTGTGGTGGGCGGTGGAAAGTGCTGGCGCAGGGCTCGGAGGCCGCAGGCCCCAGGCTGTCCTGCCCACCTTCCCATCTGCCCTCTGCTCTGCTCCCAGGGTGTGGTCGAGTTCTCCTTGTGTCTGCTCTTCGCCAAGCTGGTCAGTTACACCTTCCTCTACTGGCTGCCCCTGTACATTTCCAATGTGGGTGAGTACACGGGGAAGAAGAGGGGATATAGGAGCAGGGGGCCTCCAAGGAAGAAACCCGCCACTTATGCTTATGACTCCACGAATAGGCAGGATTTCTGCTGATCCTCTCCTAGCACagaaggaaaattttttctttcatgggaAGCTAAATTTTGCAGAAACCCTCCTAGTCCCTGACTGATTCCAGCCACTTTTCCTCACTTGGCACTCAGTCGAGGTTAGGAACTCAAGTCCTCTCTAACGTCTACTCCGGCCTCAAGTGAAACCCCGCTTCAGGCCCATTGGCTCATAGATGGGTGGGATCGGAGGGTCCTGGAGAAACGGTCTGCCTTCTGAATGCCTGCAGGAGTCTCTCAAGCCTCCCCCAGCCCAAGGAAGAGGGCCTGACGAGCTGCCCTCACTGCTGGTAGCCTGGTGGGAAACACCATTCTCTTCCCAGGGGCTGCCGGGATACTTGGGTTATTGATACCCAGTGCCCAGGTCTGCTGGGCTGCCCACCTTGTGGTCTTCCTGTCTCCTGCCTCTGTTCCTGCCCAAGGATGGACAGATGAGGAGAGATCACTTCTGTGGTTAGAAAAGGATGTTTATGTCCTCCCATCCTGGGCCTCTGGTTTTCCCCAGGTGGGGCTGCTCTATTAAGGAGCAGCTCTgcccccagagcccagagccccagagccccagagccccagagccccagagccCTGCCAGGGTCAAGGACCTCTCAGCAGGACCACCAGCCTCCCTCCAGGGCCCTGGGGGAACAAGCTGGGGTCCACACGGTACACTGGGCCACAGGATGCCGTTTGGATGAGTCAGGGCCAAATCTCAAGTCGTaacctgccccctcccaccctcatcCTGTCTGCAACTGAGGGGCCTCCCCCAAAGACAGGGCTAGCGCCAGGGCGGCCCTGTGGACACTGATTCTTTGTTCTGTGGCCTTGATGCTGGCTACAGAGCATGAGTCAACCTTGAGGGCTGGGCTGCCAGTCATGCTGCTGGGCGTCCCTCTTTCTAATCCCAGGGCAAGGTCAGGGGCCTGAGGTGCCCATTTTCCCAGTGAGCCTCCTTCCTGTTTATCAGTAGGGACCTCAGAAGAAGGTGACAAGCTCCTGTGCGGGCGTGCTGCTCCACCAGGGGCGGGCAGGCATGTGGCTGGACGGGCTGAGGCTCAGACAGCACTGGGGTGCCCCCCGGTGGGACAGGGTCCTTGGGGGCCAGATCCCTGTGCTCTCGGAGGTCAAGGCCATCCGACAGGGGAAGAAGGCAGTACAGGCCTGGGGGCCAGAAAGGGTGTCCTGTCCCAAACTGCTGCAGACTCACCTTTGACCTAGGCCAGTCGCTTCCCTCAAGgccccccactccctcctccgAAGAAGTGGGCAGTGATCCCGGACTGGGAGTCTGCCGGGACGCTTCCAGCAGTGGCCCTCCACGCTGTCCGCCCTGAGTCCCCAGGTCTGAGCATGTGCTTCATTTTCCACAGTTCACTTCAGTGCCAAAGAGGCTGGGGACCTGTCCACGCTGTTCGATGTTGGTGGCATCATAGGTAAGGCCACGCCCTGCCGTGCCTCTCAGCTGGATCCACCTCTTCTCCTGTCGGGTTGCAGAGAGAAGGGACAGGTTCCCGTGGGATGTGACCTAGGCAGGTGGCCTCAGAGGGAAAAGGTGGCATCCTGCCCAGGTGGCCCTCCTGTGAGCCCTGGGTATGGGGACGGTTGCAGAGGGGGACAATCTGCTGGCCCGGGGTGCCCCGGTCAGGCTCGTGCTGGGTGGACTGCTGGGGCGGTGCTCGGGGGTGCCCATGCCTGGGGCGGCAGTGTGCACCTTGTATTCCAGGCGGCATCTTGGCGGGGCTCGTCTCTGACTACATCAACGGCAGGGCCACCACCTGCTGCGTCATGCTGATCTTGGCTGCCCCCATGGTGCGTAGAACCTCAAGGTCGAGGGCCGGGAGCTGTGTGCACGCCcgggcatcacacacacacacccgtctCTTTGCATGTCTGCAGCCCTGTGCACGGCCAGGGGAGGAGAAGCCAGGATCAGCACAGGGAAAGGGATCCAAACTGAGAATTTTGGAAAAGGGCTAGTGGCTCTTCAACCTCAGTTAGAGAGGGGAATGTCAGCTGCTTAACTTCCTGACCAAAGAAAGAATAAGAGCCTGAGGTCTGATAGGAGAGGAGACTTCTGGGGCAAAGCGAAACAATGGATTACTGCGTGTTAGACCCTGCCTCCCTGGGACACTTGAGGACCAAGAGGCCAGGGTatgagaggaaagaagggaaagcgGGCTTGTGGGGTCTCTAGTCTTCTGGGCTCCAGGCTAATGGAGGTGGCCCACGGGGAAGCCAGCATGTGAGCCTGCCCCCCTGCTTCTCCTCTCTCAGATGTTCCTGTACAACCATGTTGGCCAGAGAGGAATCGGCATCTCCATAGGTGGGGAGCTGGCGCTGCCCTGGGGAGCACACGAGGCTGGCTTGGGGGCACGGTGGGCAGCCTGGGGAAGTGGAGGTTCTTGGCCTGGAGCCTGGGGGACTCACCCGCTTTGGGGCagaggatgatggtggcctctcCTCTCTAACTGGCCGTCTCCATCACCACCTCAGTCATGCTGCTTATCTGTGGAGCCCTGGTCAATGGCCCTTATGCGCTCATCACCACTGCTGTCTCGGCTGACCTGGTAAGCAGGGCCACCTTGGGGCCTGGGCAGGGCCTCTGTCTCCAGGCTCATCTTCCCCACGTCTTTCCCcttctcccagcctccagagACGAGATCTTCAAAGTCCTTCAGAGTCCGCCCTGGTTCCCTGTTTCTTCCCAACTCCAAGCCCTCATCGCTCCCTTTCCCCGAGCCAGCCGCTTTCTCAGTCCTAGTCCTGCTCAGGGCGCTGCCTCTTAGTTTGGCCCCCATCCCAACCCACCCCAACTCTGCTGTCTCTCTCCAGGGGACGCACAAGAGCCTGAAGGGCAACGCCAAGGCGCTGTCCACTGTCACAGCCATCATCGACGGCACTGGATCCATAGGTCTGTAACTTTCACCCTGGGCTCTCCCAACAGACCCCCGAGCGTGGTCTTGGGCGGAGTTTAGGATGGAGGGCAGGGCCCCTGCTCCGGGCCCTTCTCTGACACTGTGCTCCGCACAGGTGCGGCTCTGGGGCCTCTGTTGGCCGGTCTCATATCCCCCACGGGCTGGAACAATGTCTTCTACATGCTCATCGCTGCCGACGTCCTGGCCTGCTTGGTAAGAGTTTGGGGGCACACAGATGGGTAGTGGGAGGGGTCCCCTCCTGCAGGCCTGGAATCTGGGGCTCCAAAGTGTCCGGACGATGAGGACTGCTTCCTTTGCACGAAGCACTCTGCCTCCCATGGGTGACCCCCTGCGGAATGGCACTGTGAACAGCCAGCCCTGCAGTCACCCAGCGTTAGGGACTGGTGCTCCATGATcgtgcctccctcccctcctccccccagctcCTCTGCCGGCTGGTGTACAAAGAGATCCTGGCCTGGAAGTCATCCCTGGGCAAAGACAGAGGGTAAGTCCTGCAGAGAGAGTGCTGGAGCCCTGTCCACCTGGCCTCACTCCTCCTGGGAGTGAAATCCATTGCTTGGGGGCTCTGCAGAGTCTGAGCCCAGCTCCAGCCCAGACCTCAGGAATGCAGCCCGCGGACCCCGAACGTGCTCCGTGAGCCCCGGCCCAGCCCTCAGCTCCACTAACCTGTCGTCTGTTGTCCCGTGTGTCTCCATAGCTCTAATGTGGCCCTAACCCACGCGTGATAGTCTTTTCCTCAAGTCCCATGACTTTTGTGAGTATTTCCTTCAAGTCTGTGACTACTGTGCTCTTAAGAGTGCATGCaaagcctctctctcctccagtgtgatttttctgattttcctgACTTTTCTGACTTTCGCTTTTTCCTTGGGGGCCAGTTCCAAAGATTCGGACTCTGGGCTGAATATGGTGCTTGGGAAGTATTTCCTCAGAGGCCAGAGCCACTGGGAAGGTTGGCAGCCTCTCCTTACGGCAAGTGACAGGGTTTGGGACGGACCCCGtcccccaggacagaggagaTGGCGTCTGGGGAAATAGTTTTTCCTCTGAACTCGGACGCTGAGCTGTCTGCACCTCCCAGAGTTCAGAAGCCGAGGGTGTCTGGCCTGTCTACCTGGGGTATGCAGAAAAAAAGCAGATGCCAAGTGAAGCCTCTGGAACAAAACCCCAAGCTGACCTGAAGTGTGGTCTGCCTGTCGCCCAGAGGTGGTGGGTGCGGAGGTGGCTCAGACAGGCTCACAGCTGAGGCTGGGCGTGAGAGGCTGGGCCGTGCAGCTGGTGCTGAGGCTGGGAATATTCTCTCGCTGCCTTTCTGGCTTTCCTTAGGAAGCTCTTGCTTGTGAGAAGTGGCCTGAGCGATGGACCTGGTCTGGATGGTAAACGTGAGGAAGAACCGGCTGGGGGCCTGGGAACCAGCACCATATCTGGGGAGGCACTTCCCTTTAAGGAAGGTGTCATCCCGGCTCAGGGAGAGCAACCCGCAGGGCAGGAGGCATCAGCCGGGTCTCTGTCCTGCCCTGCCCTGGAGGGGGAGCAGAGGATGGCACCTCAAGACCAGTGCTGCTTCCAcctgctgcccccc from Budorcas taxicolor isolate Tak-1 chromosome 25, Takin1.1, whole genome shotgun sequence encodes the following:
- the SLC37A2 gene encoding glucose-6-phosphate exchanger SLC37A2; translation: MRSSLAPGIWFLRAFSRDSKYRAFILLITFLIYTCYHMSRKPISVVKSRLHHNCSEVIQPLNSTHSLNDTTWCNWAPFDKSNYKELLGAVDNAFLVAYAIGMFISGIFGERLPLRYYLTAGMLLSGLFTSLFGLGYFWNIHVLWYFVLVQIFNGLVQTTGWPAVVSCVGNWFGKGKRGLIMGIWNSHTSVGNILGSLLAGVWVDQQWGLSFVVPGVITAIMGIITFFFLIEYPEDVDCSPPQHHGNPEESQDHPEDPANGPNCNKESSLESAVTCSKEASAQPSAISFFGALRIPGVVEFSLCLLFAKLVSYTFLYWLPLYISNVVHFSAKEAGDLSTLFDVGGIIGGILAGLVSDYINGRATTCCVMLILAAPMMFLYNHVGQRGIGISIVMLLICGALVNGPYALITTAVSADLGTHKSLKGNAKALSTVTAIIDGTGSIGAALGPLLAGLISPTGWNNVFYMLIAADVLACLLLCRLVYKEILAWKSSLGKDRGSNVALTHA